The genomic window ATTTTTTCGATCATTTTTTCGGCAGTTTCCGCATCAGGACAACGAACTTCATTGCTTTCCGTTTTTGAAAAATCTAAGGCCTGATAAGGTTTTTCACAGAAAATCTCACCTACGGAAGAAACGTAAGCATTGATTTCAATATCTGACAAAAATTGTTTTGCTAAAGCTCCCGCAACTACCCAATTCATGGTCTCTCTCGCAGAAGATTTTCCTCCGCCGCGATAATCTCTCAAACCATACTTCTGATCATATGTAAAATCTGCGTGACTCGGACGATACGATTTCGCAATATGATCATAATCTTTAGATTTCTGATTTTCGTTTTCGATGATAAAACCAATGGGAGTTCCTGTTGTTTTTCCTTCAAAAATTCCTGAAAGAAACTGTACGGTGTCACTTTCTTTTCGTTGGGTCACAATCGCCGACTGCCCCGGTTTTCTGCGATCCAGCTCGTACTGAACTTTTTCGAAATCAACCGCTAAACCTGCCGGAAAATTATTGATGATCCCACCGTAAGCCAGACCATGGCTTTCCCCAAATGTTGTAAGACTGAGAAGATTACCTAGAGTATTTAACATGATACAAATTTACGGCTTTTTCTTCAGATAGAAAGCCCTCGAAATTTGTTCTATTTATATGAATTGTTGATAGAATTGATTACTTTTTCCGCTTCTTTTTTCTCTTCAGTGTTCAATTTTTTCCAGATAAATCCTTTTTTGATATTTTTTTCGTCAATCAGCTGTGGAAAGATGTTGGCTTTTATATCTTCAAAAATAAAACTTTCGGAAATAGCCGGAAGCTGGGTATCAAAATTATAAGGATATTTTTTTGAAACATTAAACTTTAGATTACCGATTTTATAAGATTGAAACTTATTATAATCGTAAGTTGATGGTTTGTAAAACTGTTCTTTTTCAAATTTCCCCATGAAATTTCCGAGCTTAAAACTAGGTAAATAAGTTTGAAGAATATTCGGTAAAGTAAGAAACCCAATGAAAATTATACTTAAAGCAGAAAATATAACAAGTGATTTTTTTTGATTAAAATAATTAATAAAAATTACAAAGAAAATCACGAAAAATACATCGATGAAGAATCTGTATTGAGCAGAAAATAATAGAACTAAAATACTTTTAATCAGAATTGAAATGCAGATTAAACTGATGATTTTATTCTTTTTAATGAAAGTGAAAACGATAAAAAATAATAAACTGAAAATGAAAAGGATATTGATTTTTGCCTTAATTCCATCTAAAAACAGCCAGTTTTTAATATAATCAAAACCGGAAAACTTTTGAATTTCCTCGTAAGAATACTGCATATCATACGTCTTTTGAATGGCGTATTGAGAAGAAATTTTCAAAACTTCAGGATTTGGTTTCCAACGAACTCCCAAATCTCCAATTGATACCGGAAAAACAGGGTAGCCGAAAGCGTAAATATTTTTAATGAAAAATAACAAGAGGATTACAATTCCGGGGATTAAATTTTTAATATTTGATTTAATAATGAAAATAGAGTAGAGGAAACTTACTATCGGAAGCCAGATCATTGTAGGTTTCATGGCAAAAACAAAAACCGAGAAGGCGAATAGGAGAGAAGTATTTTTATTTTCTTTTACAATTTCATTTAAAATAATTAATGAAAAAATGATTACCGGTAAATCTGGACTTGGAGATTGAGAAAATAATAATAAAACCGGAACAAAGCACAACTGGATCCAGCTTTTCTTTTCTATTATATATAAGGTATAAATTATTAATAAAATTGAATTGATTCTTAAAAACGGATCGGAGAAATTTGAAAATCCCGCCTGAAAGATATGCCATACCGACATCTGCCCTAAAGTAAGATCGAGATTTGAAATGCCTTTGATAAGCCCAAATTCCGTCAGCCATTTTATAGAAGGAACATAATATCCAAAATGGTCTAATATATAAGGATAGAAAGATCCGCAAAATAAAATAATTAATGAAACGATTGAAATGAGCGAATAATCTTTTTTTGAAAATCCGTAAAATTCCAGATATAATTTATCCTTAAAAAAATAAATCATTCCTAATAAAACGGTAGGAATTTCTACATATATATTTAAAGGAATAAAAAAAGCCAGTACAGTCCAGATCAAACTGATTCCCAGAATTCCGGATATAATTTTTCCTGCAATTCCTCCCAGTAAAGAACCGAAGAGATTCTCCATGATTTTCCCGAAACCCATTAAGGTTGGAACAATGATAAAGGTAGAAAGCAGAATAAAAACCATAAAAAAAGATTGCCTAAAAATAAGCAATCTTTCTTTGTTATCGTGAAAATAATATTATCTAGGCTGTACACGGCCGTCTTTTCTATCTCCGGCTCTACCGATTGTATACCCGGTTGCACCACCGATCACACCGCCGATTACTGCACCCAGACCTCTGTTTTTCTTAGCAATAATAGCACCCGCAGCAGCACCACCTACTGTACCGATAATAGTACCTTTGGCTGCTTTACTCATCCCTTTTTTCTGGGTTGTAGTGGTACCCTGTGAAGCGGAGCTTCCGTTATTTGCATAAGTTCCGTTTCCAGAGCTTTGGCTAGGTCTGTCTCTATATACAGTATGTGTTTCTCTTATTACTTCAGGTCTTGAATTATTAGCGGCAGCGGTTTTAGCTTTCTGAGCTTCTACAGTACTATCTGCTTTTTTCTGAGCCTCATAGGCCATTTTCTCTTTCTCGATCGCTAACTTTTGCTTTTCAATTTCAAGCTGTCTCATTTGGAATTCAACTTTTTGTTGTTCCAGAGACTTTTCAGCTACCTGATCATCTTTTTTACAGGCTGTCAATAAAAATACGGACAATAAACCTGTTAGCACTATACTTTTCATAATTCAAATTTTAATAAGGATGTTCAAAGCCAAAACGAACTTTGATTCTTTATTATTTTCAATTATGAAGCCAAGTTTTAGTTAAGTAATGTTAAAAAAATCGAAAAAATCTTAAAATGTTGATTTTGTTGTCCTTTAAATAAGGTTTCAAAATGAATTTTTATCAATAGTAAAGTGTATTAAATGTAATCTTTCGTTAATTTTCTCTTTGTACTGAATTAATATAGATTCGTTATTTTTGATATACCAAATTACAGTATCATGAAAAAATTTACAGTAAAAGCTTTGCTTTTTGCAGGGCTTATAAGTGTCGTTGCCTCATGCTCGTCAAATGATGATTTGATCGTCAGTGATGCGCAGAGAGAACGGTTGAACTCTAAGGAAGTTTCCAAAACGAAAACATATCAGATCCGTTACGGACTTCTTTCTCAAAGTGGTGTAAAAATCCTTTCGGGAAGCTATGATGTGGGAAGTTTTGTGGCGACCAACACGGCTACCGGAGAAACTTTTGAAACTTATGCTGGTGGAGGATTTCAATCACTACCGAAATATTATGATGGTGTTCCGGCCGGAACGTATACTTTTTCGGCGATGCAGGGACAGGGAGGCTGGGTAGGATACGGCTCTGTGACGGGAGTTGTTTCTGATAGCCAGGTAGATGCAGATGGATATATTACGGTGTACATTCCTATTGTTTGGGAAGAATAATGAAATTCACTTTTATTCCATAAGTATAGTTTTTAATTCATTAGAATAGATTTTAACTGAAACTATTCGTTAATATTTTGTTCATTTATATTAAAATAAATGTTAAATTTAAAAACCTAAAAAAAAACTGAGAACTCTATTATGGAAAATTTTGACTTTTCACTTATTTTAACGTTAACTATTTTGTTTATTTCATTAATGCTTGCTATCTTTGGGCTCTACCAAATTCTCAGAAAGAGAAGTTATAGATCAGGCTTTTTATATTACAATGATTCTTTGCAGTGGAGAAGATATTGTAAAAAGAAAATATAGTAGCTGCTAAAGCTATGTACAAGTTCTGTTCAGAACACTCTGAATAGATTTTTTTCATCATTTGTGTTTTTACGGCCTCCTGAAAAGGGGGCTATTTTTGTGCCCTGAAAAAACTTCGGCTTTATGATTCTGCTCATAGTATTCATCACTGTTAAGTGCTTAATTTTAAGCAGATAAAAAAAATAAACGCCCAAAAGTATTTTTATGAAAAAATTAGTCTTATTAATAATCGGATTAGGATTTTTTGCAGTAAGCTGTAAGAAACAGGAAACACAGGTTGATAACAATACTGTGAATGATTCTATGACAACAGCCAATTCCGTAAGCCCGATGGATACTACGGCAAGTGTTCGGGACAGCAGTATGAACCAGAACAATCAGAACCCTAATCAGACAACGGGAACAAGTACAAACAGAACTACAGTTACCCCTTCGGGAGCTGTAAGTACAGATTCTGCAAGATAGTACACTTTTTTAGACCCCATACTTTTTTTAAAAAAACTCCTCAATTTGAGGAGTTTTCTTTTTATCAATTTAAATATTAAGTGTTGCTTTGATTTTGTTCATCAGCCTGTAAGGAATTTTAGTCTGATAATCGAGGAGGTTATAAATTTCCTGAGAATTGGTATAGTGAACAGGAACATTTTTATTCTGAATTTTTGTGATGCCTCTTCTCTTCATGGCTTCGTGGATTACTTTTGCAAAAGAATCTTTAGCACTTTGCTTTGATCTCTGCTGAGAAATCCCGTTGGAATGAAGTCTGTATTTGTATAAAACTTCTTCAATAAATTTTGCATCACCTTTTTCCAGAAGCTTAAGGTAAAGATCCTGATCTACAGCATTTTTCAACTCAGGATTGATTCCTGACGTCTGCAGATAAGCTTCTCTTTTGAAAACAAAAAATGCAGAAAGTTGAATAGGAGTATTAAAAAAATATTTATCGTTGTGTATCTGCTTGATTTTAGAAAATATCTCTTTCGGATTAAGCTTTTCATCACAAAATACCAATTGTGAATATACTGCTATAATCTTATTATGCTTATTAAATTCATCTATTGCGCATTCAAGAGAATAATAAAAAAGGGCATCGTCGGGATCCAGATAAGCACAGAAATCTCCGGTAGCCAAGTCTGCACATTTTCTTTTTGTATATCCGCAGCCTTTGTTGATGTCATTTTTATATAATTTAAAACGATCATCATTTTTTATTATTTCCTCAATAATTTGTACAGAATCATCTGTTGAACAATCATCTACAATAATTACTTCCCAATTCTCGTAGCTTTGTGAAATAATTGATTCATAACAATCTCTAAAATATTTGCCATTGTTATAATTTGCGATTAGTATGGATGCTTTATTCACTTGTTGTTGATTTAGACTATTAAACAAAGTTATTTAACATAATCTTAAAAAAATATGACTTAGATCATGTTGTATTTTAATAAAAATGTGTATTTTATAGAATAATTTCCTTAATACACCTCTAATAAAGATTGTTTGTAATCTATTATTAGTCAATTGCTTAAAATTAATTTCATTCTATGGTGAATAATTGTTTTATTGAAAATAATAAAGCATTATTATTCCATTTTGAATAAAAATTAATATGCAGTTTTATAAGTGAAGTGAATTTGGTCTGTGATCCCAGAACAGGTACCAAATATTGAAGTGTATAACAAATATAGAATTTGTAGTTTGGATATTTTCAAATAAATCATAGATAAAATGATTATTAAATATATATATAATAAATGAAGCTTAATGGTGTTGTATTTAATTCGTAAATAATTATTGTTTTACTTGATTTTAATTGAAGGAATAGATTGTATTTAACAAGGTTTTATTGAAAAATATTGTATATTTTAAAAATAATTTAATTTTGGATCGATTTATTTTTTATATTTATAAAAATAAAAATTCATTATTATGATATTAGCTGTGGAATCTGCAAGTAGTAAAGCTTATGAATTGGATTTGGCACAGCAAATTCTAGTAGTTGGAGTAGTTGTTTTGGTAGGGCTTTTAGGATTTGCTTTTATAAATAGCTGGAACAAAAGGTAAATTTTATTTACTCTGATTCATTTCAAAATTTTTCTAAGTACTAAAACATCTTTTACATTATTAAAAATGTGAAACACTGCCCCATGTTTTAAAATATTATAGGATTTGATTTTTTTTTTAATATTAAATAAGATTAAAAAATACCATTTTCTCACAATTAATAAGACGGCATAAAAGCATGTGTAATTTTCCTGAAATTGTATTAAAAAATATTAAATTAAAAGTTTCAAGGATGT from Chryseobacterium wanjuense includes these protein-coding regions:
- a CDS encoding LIC_10190 family membrane protein, whose amino-acid sequence is MVFILLSTFIIVPTLMGFGKIMENLFGSLLGGIAGKIISGILGISLIWTVLAFFIPLNIYVEIPTVLLGMIYFFKDKLYLEFYGFSKKDYSLISIVSLIILFCGSFYPYILDHFGYYVPSIKWLTEFGLIKGISNLDLTLGQMSVWHIFQAGFSNFSDPFLRINSILLIIYTLYIIEKKSWIQLCFVPVLLLFSQSPSPDLPVIIFSLIILNEIVKENKNTSLLFAFSVFVFAMKPTMIWLPIVSFLYSIFIIKSNIKNLIPGIVILLLFFIKNIYAFGYPVFPVSIGDLGVRWKPNPEVLKISSQYAIQKTYDMQYSYEEIQKFSGFDYIKNWLFLDGIKAKINILFIFSLLFFIVFTFIKKNKIISLICISILIKSILVLLFSAQYRFFIDVFFVIFFVIFINYFNQKKSLVIFSALSIIFIGFLTLPNILQTYLPSFKLGNFMGKFEKEQFYKPSTYDYNKFQSYKIGNLKFNVSKKYPYNFDTQLPAISESFIFEDIKANIFPQLIDEKNIKKGFIWKKLNTEEKKEAEKVINSINNSYK
- a CDS encoding glycosyltransferase family 2 protein — protein: MNKASILIANYNNGKYFRDCYESIISQSYENWEVIIVDDCSTDDSVQIIEEIIKNDDRFKLYKNDINKGCGYTKRKCADLATGDFCAYLDPDDALFYYSLECAIDEFNKHNKIIAVYSQLVFCDEKLNPKEIFSKIKQIHNDKYFFNTPIQLSAFFVFKREAYLQTSGINPELKNAVDQDLYLKLLEKGDAKFIEEVLYKYRLHSNGISQQRSKQSAKDSFAKVIHEAMKRRGITKIQNKNVPVHYTNSQEIYNLLDYQTKIPYRLMNKIKATLNI
- the aroC gene encoding chorismate synthase, yielding MLNTLGNLLSLTTFGESHGLAYGGIINNFPAGLAVDFEKVQYELDRRKPGQSAIVTQRKESDTVQFLSGIFEGKTTGTPIGFIIENENQKSKDYDHIAKSYRPSHADFTYDQKYGLRDYRGGGKSSARETMNWVVAGALAKQFLSDIEINAYVSSVGEIFCEKPYQALDFSKTESNEVRCPDAETAEKMIEKIKEIKKEGNTIGGTITCVIKNVPVGIGEPVFSKLQAELGKAMLNINAAKGFEYGSGFCGAKMTGKEHNDLFNEDFTTKSNLSGGIQGGISNGMDIYFRVAFKPIATILRPQESVDKDGNPVIVEGKGRHDPCVLPRAVPVVESLAAFVLADLFLINKTRNINNF
- a CDS encoding YMGG-like glycine zipper-containing protein, coding for MKSIVLTGLLSVFLLTACKKDDQVAEKSLEQQKVEFQMRQLEIEKQKLAIEKEKMAYEAQKKADSTVEAQKAKTAAANNSRPEVIRETHTVYRDRPSQSSGNGTYANNGSSASQGTTTTQKKGMSKAAKGTIIGTVGGAAAGAIIAKKNRGLGAVIGGVIGGATGYTIGRAGDRKDGRVQPR